From the Synechococcus sp. Nb3U1 genome, one window contains:
- a CDS encoding DUF2079 domain-containing protein yields the protein MKDDSSKRSLNLMIACACIILFGCSVVRHHLFQSGGYDLGIFDQSIYLISRGEFPFSTIRGIHILGDHAAFILYPISLLYRIFPSVYWLFGIQALALALGALPTYHLALQATISHRKALFIAGAYLVYPAIFNANLFDFHPEVLAVPLMLAAVLAVRAGQVRVFCLYLVGILSCKAVLSLTVIALGIWILIWEHRRVEDFWQERGQMVGWMAVLLGSVWFVITVFWIIPQFSGSAPAAISHYSYLGNSVVEVVQNLFFKPMLIVSRLVSVDTLFYVFLLILPLIWGLSWRHWDPLFPALPALILNILSSNPAYRDLVHHYVLPIIPFLILAVIENLRTVSFKIRFIKIGLTWSLLAFLVLGKYGFFGSVYLNSLETWQATRQAISKVASKGGVLTTHELTPHLSHRSVIYFTDESKLSQEPASIQWDPFDYVLLNSRFPGWRSSVAFSNALVRELQREEQFQLLYRQDGVYLFSRLSR from the coding sequence CCTGATGATAGCCTGCGCCTGCATCATCCTTTTTGGTTGTAGTGTAGTTCGACATCACTTGTTTCAGTCTGGGGGCTATGATCTTGGCATTTTCGATCAATCTATTTATCTGATCAGTCGTGGAGAATTCCCTTTTTCCACCATTCGAGGTATTCATATACTTGGAGATCATGCTGCCTTTATTCTTTATCCCATCAGCTTGCTTTATCGGATTTTTCCCTCTGTCTACTGGCTGTTTGGGATCCAAGCCTTAGCACTGGCTCTGGGGGCACTACCAACCTACCACCTTGCCTTGCAAGCAACTATAAGTCACAGGAAAGCTCTGTTCATTGCAGGGGCTTACTTGGTTTATCCAGCCATTTTCAACGCCAACCTTTTTGACTTTCATCCAGAGGTCTTGGCTGTTCCCCTGATGTTGGCAGCCGTATTGGCTGTACGAGCTGGCCAAGTGCGAGTGTTCTGCCTATACCTGGTCGGGATCCTCAGTTGCAAAGCTGTCTTATCCTTGACGGTCATTGCCCTGGGGATCTGGATATTGATTTGGGAACATCGTCGAGTTGAGGATTTCTGGCAAGAGAGAGGTCAAATGGTCGGTTGGATGGCTGTGCTGCTGGGATCGGTGTGGTTTGTCATTACTGTGTTCTGGATTATTCCTCAATTTAGTGGTAGTGCTCCGGCAGCCATCTCTCACTATAGTTATCTCGGTAACTCAGTGGTTGAGGTCGTTCAGAACCTATTTTTTAAGCCAATGCTCATAGTGAGTCGTCTGGTTTCTGTTGACACGTTGTTTTATGTATTCTTGCTAATTTTGCCCTTAATTTGGGGCCTTTCTTGGCGACATTGGGATCCCTTGTTTCCGGCATTGCCTGCATTGATTCTTAATATCTTGTCTAGCAATCCCGCCTATCGAGATCTAGTTCACCATTATGTTCTGCCCATTATTCCCTTTTTAATCTTAGCAGTCATCGAAAATCTGAGGACAGTTTCGTTCAAAATCCGCTTTATAAAAATAGGTTTAACATGGTCACTATTGGCTTTTTTGGTTTTGGGGAAATATGGTTTTTTTGGATCCGTCTATCTCAACTCTTTAGAAACTTGGCAGGCAACTCGACAGGCCATTTCTAAGGTTGCTTCTAAAGGGGGAGTGTTAACAACCCATGAGCTAACTCCACATCTTAGCCATCGCTCAGTTATCTATTTTACCGATGAGAGTAAATTATCTCAGGAGCCTGCCTCAATCCAATGGGATCCCTTTGACTATGTTTTGTTGAATAGTCGTTTTCCAGGCTGGCGAAGCAGTGTAGCGTTTTCTAATGCTTTGGTTAGGGAACTCCA